One Cedecea neteri DNA segment encodes these proteins:
- the rpmF gene encoding 50S ribosomal protein L32, translating into MAVQQNKPTRSKRGMRRSHDALTTTTLSVDKVSGETHLRHHITADGFYRGRKVIAK; encoded by the coding sequence ATGGCCGTACAACAGAATAAACCAACCCGTTCCAAACGTGGCATGCGTCGTTCCCATGACGCGCTGACCACCACCACCCTGTCCGTGGACAAAGTTTCTGGCGAAACTCATCTGCGTCACCACATCACTGCCGACGGTTTCTACCGCGGCCGCAAGGTTATCGCTAAGTAA